The Equus caballus isolate H_3958 breed thoroughbred chromosome 22, TB-T2T, whole genome shotgun sequence genome window below encodes:
- the EPB41L1 gene encoding band 4.1-like protein 1 isoform X13 — protein MTTETGPDSEVKKAQEEAPQQPEAAADATTPVTPAGHGHPEANSNEKHLPQQDTRPAEQSLDMEEKDYGEADGLSERTTPSKAQKSPQKIAKKYKSAICRVTLLDASEYECEVEKHGRGQVLFDLVCEHLNLLEKDYFGLTFCDADSQKNWLDPSKEIKKQIRSSPWNFAFTVKFYPPDPAQLTEDITRYYLCLQLRADIITGRLPCSFVTHALLGSYAVQAELGDYDAEEHVGNYVSELRFAPNQTRELEERIMELHKTYRGMTPGEAEIHFLENAKKLSMYGVDLHHAKDSEGIDIMLGVCANGLLIYRDRLRINRFAWPKILKISYKRSNFYIKIRPGEYEQFESTIGFKLPNHRSAKRLWKVCIEHHTFFRLVSPEPPPKGFLVMGSKFRYSGRTQAQTRQASALIDRPAPFFERSSSKRYTMSRSLDGAEFSRPASVSENHDAGPDSDKREEDGESGGRRSEAEEGELRTPTKIKELKFLDKPEDVLLKHQASINELKRTLKEPNSKLIHRDRDWERERRLPSSPASPSPKGTPEKANERAGLREGSEEKVKPPRPKAPESDTGDEDQDQERDAVFLKDNHLAIERKCSSITVSSTSSLEAEVDFTVIGDYHGSAFEDFSRSLPELDRDKSDSEPEGLVFSRDLNKGGPGQDDESGGIEDSPDRGACSTLDMPQFEPVKTETMTVSSLAIRKKIEPEAVLQTRVSTVDTSQVDGTAPGGKEFMPTTPSITTETISTTMENSVKSGKGAAAMIPGPQTVATEIRSLSPIIGKDVLTSTYSATAETLSTSTTTHVTKTVKGGFSETRIEKRIIITGDEDVDQDQALALAIKEAKLQHPDMLVTKAVVYRETDPSPEERDKKPQES, from the exons ATGACAACAGAGACAGGCCCCGATTCTGAGGTGAAGAAGGCTCAGGAGGAGGCTCCACAGCAGCCTGAGGCAGCCGCTGACGCGACCACCCCTGTGACCCCCGCAGGCCACGGCCACCCTGAGGCCAACTCCAATGAGAAGCATCTGCCCCAGCAGGACACACGGCCTGCTGAACAG AGCCTAGACATGGAGGAGAAGGACTACGGTGAGGCCGACGGCCTGTCAGAGAGGACCACGCCCAGCAAGGCCCAGAAATCGCCCCAGAAGATTGCCAAGAAATACAAGAGTGCCATCTGCCGAGTCACTCTGCTCGATGCCTCTGAGTATGAGTGTGAGGTGGAG aAACATGGCCGGGGCCAGGTGCTATTTGACCTGGTCTGTGAGCACCTCAACCTCCTGGAGAAGGACTACTTTGGCCTGACCTTCTGTGATGCTGACAGCCAGAAG AACTGGCTGGACCCCTCCAAGGAAATCAAGAAGCAGATTCGGA GCAGCCCCTGGAATTTTGCCTTCACAGTCAAGTTCTACCCCCCTGACCCTGCTCAGCTGACCGAAGACATCACAAG ATACTACCTGTGCCTGCAGCTGCGGGCGGACATCATCACGGGCCGGCTGCCCTGCTCCTTCGTCACGCATGCCCTGCTGGGCTCCTACGCTGTGCAGGCTGAGCTGGGCGACTATGATGCTGAGGAGCATGTGGGCAACTATGTCAGCGAGCTCCGCTTCGCCCCTAACCAGACCcgggagctggaggagaggatcATGGAGCTGCACAAGACGTATAG GGGCATGACCCCAGGAGAAGCAGAAATCCACTTCCTAGAGAATGCGAAGAAGCTTTCCATGTATGGAGTAGACCTGCACCATGCCAAG GACTCTGAGGGCATCGACATCATGTTAGGAGTCTGTGCCAATGGCCTGCTTATCTACCGGGACCGGCTGAGAATCAACCGCTTCGCCTGGCCCAAGATTCTCAAGATCTCCTACAAGAGGAGTAACTTTTATATCAAGATCCGGCCTGGGGAG TATGAGCAGTTTGAGAGCACAATTGGCTTTAAACTCCCAAACCACCGGTCAGCCAAGAGACTGTGGAAGGTGTGCATCGAGCACCACACGTTCTTCCG GCTGGTGTCCCCTGAGCCCCCCCCCAAGGGCTTCCTGGTGATGGGCTCCAAGTTCCGGTATAGTGGGAGGACCCAGGCACAGACCCGCCAGGCCAGCGCCCTCATCGATCGACCTGCACCCTTCTTTGAGCGTTCCTCCAGCAAACGGTACACCATGTCCCGCAGCCTTGATGGAG CAGAGTTCTCCCGTCCAGCCTCAGTCAGTGAGAACCATGACGCAGGACCTGACAGTGACAAGCGGGAAGAGGATGGCGAGTCTGGGGGGCGGCGGTCAGAGGCCGAGGAGGGAGAGCTGAGGACCCCCACCAAGATCAAGGAGCTAAAG TTCTTAGACAAGCCAGAGGACGTCTTGCTGAAGCACCAGGCCAGCATCAACGAGCTCAAGAGGACCCTGAAGGAACCCAACAGCAAACTGATCCACCGGGATCGAGACTGGGAGCGAGAGCGCAGGCTGCCCTCCTCacccgcctccccctcccccaagggCACCCCTGAGAAAGCCAATGAG agagcagggctgagggagggctcagaggagaaagtcaaaccaCCACGTCCCAAGGCCCCAGAGAGTGACACAGGAGATGAGGACCAAGACCAGGAGAGGGACGCAGTGTTCCTGAAGGACAACCACCTGGCCATTGAGCGCAAGTGCTCCAGCATCACAGTCAGCTCCACGTCCAGCCTGGAGGCTGAGGTCGACTTCACAGTCATTGGTGACTACCATGGCAGCGCCTTCGAAGACTTCTCCCGCAGCCTGCCTGAGCTCGACCGAGACAAAAGCGACTCGGAACCTGAGGGCCTGGTGTTCTCCCGGGATCTCAACAAGGGGGGCCCTGGTCAGGATGACGAGTCAGGGGGCATCGAGGACAGCCCGGATCGAGGGGCCTGCTCTACCCTGGATATGCCCCAGTTTGAG CCTGTGAAAACGGAAACCATGACTGTCAGCAGCCTGGCCATCAGGAAGAAGATCGAGCCGGAGGCTGTACTGCAGACCAGAGTCAGCACTGTGGACACCAGCCAG GTTGATGGCACTGCCCCAGGGGGGAAGGAGTTCATGCCAACCACTCCCTCCATCACCACGGAGACCATATCAACCACCATG GAGAACAGTGTCAAGTCCGGGAAGGGGGCAGCTGCCATGATCCCAGGCCCACAGACGGTGGCCACGGAAATCCGTTCTCTTTCTCCG ATCATCGGGAAAGATGTCCTCACCAGCACCTACAGCGCCACCGCGGAAaccctctccacctccaccaccacccatGTTACCAAA
- the EPB41L1 gene encoding band 4.1-like protein 1 isoform X26, whose translation MTTETGPDSEVKKAQEEAPQQPEAAADATTPVTPAGHGHPEANSNEKHLPQQDTRPAEQSLDMEEKDYGEADGLSERTTPSKAQKSPQKIAKKYKSAICRVTLLDASEYECEVEKHGRGQVLFDLVCEHLNLLEKDYFGLTFCDADSQKNWLDPSKEIKKQIRSSPWNFAFTVKFYPPDPAQLTEDITRYYLCLQLRADIITGRLPCSFVTHALLGSYAVQAELGDYDAEEHVGNYVSELRFAPNQTRELEERIMELHKTYRGMTPGEAEIHFLENAKKLSMYGVDLHHAKDSEGIDIMLGVCANGLLIYRDRLRINRFAWPKILKISYKRSNFYIKIRPGEYEQFESTIGFKLPNHRSAKRLWKVCIEHHTFFRLVSPEPPPKGFLVMGSKFRYSGRTQAQTRQASALIDRPAPFFERSSSKRYTMSRSLDGAEFSRPASVSENHDAGPDSDKREEDGESGGRRSEAEEGELRTPTKIKELKFLDKPEDVLLKHQASINELKRTLKEPNSKLIHRDRDWERERRLPSSPASPSPKGTPEKANEPVKTETMTVSSLAIRKKIEPEAVLQTRVSTVDTSQVDGTAPGGKEFMPTTPSITTETISTTMENSVKSGKGAAAMIPGPQTVATEIRSLSPIIGKDVLTSTYSATAETLSTSTTTHVTKTVKGGFSETRIEKRIIITGDEDVDQDQALALAIKEAKLQHPDMLVTKAVVYRETDPSPEERDKKPQES comes from the exons ATGACAACAGAGACAGGCCCCGATTCTGAGGTGAAGAAGGCTCAGGAGGAGGCTCCACAGCAGCCTGAGGCAGCCGCTGACGCGACCACCCCTGTGACCCCCGCAGGCCACGGCCACCCTGAGGCCAACTCCAATGAGAAGCATCTGCCCCAGCAGGACACACGGCCTGCTGAACAG AGCCTAGACATGGAGGAGAAGGACTACGGTGAGGCCGACGGCCTGTCAGAGAGGACCACGCCCAGCAAGGCCCAGAAATCGCCCCAGAAGATTGCCAAGAAATACAAGAGTGCCATCTGCCGAGTCACTCTGCTCGATGCCTCTGAGTATGAGTGTGAGGTGGAG aAACATGGCCGGGGCCAGGTGCTATTTGACCTGGTCTGTGAGCACCTCAACCTCCTGGAGAAGGACTACTTTGGCCTGACCTTCTGTGATGCTGACAGCCAGAAG AACTGGCTGGACCCCTCCAAGGAAATCAAGAAGCAGATTCGGA GCAGCCCCTGGAATTTTGCCTTCACAGTCAAGTTCTACCCCCCTGACCCTGCTCAGCTGACCGAAGACATCACAAG ATACTACCTGTGCCTGCAGCTGCGGGCGGACATCATCACGGGCCGGCTGCCCTGCTCCTTCGTCACGCATGCCCTGCTGGGCTCCTACGCTGTGCAGGCTGAGCTGGGCGACTATGATGCTGAGGAGCATGTGGGCAACTATGTCAGCGAGCTCCGCTTCGCCCCTAACCAGACCcgggagctggaggagaggatcATGGAGCTGCACAAGACGTATAG GGGCATGACCCCAGGAGAAGCAGAAATCCACTTCCTAGAGAATGCGAAGAAGCTTTCCATGTATGGAGTAGACCTGCACCATGCCAAG GACTCTGAGGGCATCGACATCATGTTAGGAGTCTGTGCCAATGGCCTGCTTATCTACCGGGACCGGCTGAGAATCAACCGCTTCGCCTGGCCCAAGATTCTCAAGATCTCCTACAAGAGGAGTAACTTTTATATCAAGATCCGGCCTGGGGAG TATGAGCAGTTTGAGAGCACAATTGGCTTTAAACTCCCAAACCACCGGTCAGCCAAGAGACTGTGGAAGGTGTGCATCGAGCACCACACGTTCTTCCG GCTGGTGTCCCCTGAGCCCCCCCCCAAGGGCTTCCTGGTGATGGGCTCCAAGTTCCGGTATAGTGGGAGGACCCAGGCACAGACCCGCCAGGCCAGCGCCCTCATCGATCGACCTGCACCCTTCTTTGAGCGTTCCTCCAGCAAACGGTACACCATGTCCCGCAGCCTTGATGGAG CAGAGTTCTCCCGTCCAGCCTCAGTCAGTGAGAACCATGACGCAGGACCTGACAGTGACAAGCGGGAAGAGGATGGCGAGTCTGGGGGGCGGCGGTCAGAGGCCGAGGAGGGAGAGCTGAGGACCCCCACCAAGATCAAGGAGCTAAAG TTCTTAGACAAGCCAGAGGACGTCTTGCTGAAGCACCAGGCCAGCATCAACGAGCTCAAGAGGACCCTGAAGGAACCCAACAGCAAACTGATCCACCGGGATCGAGACTGGGAGCGAGAGCGCAGGCTGCCCTCCTCacccgcctccccctcccccaagggCACCCCTGAGAAAGCCAATGAG CCTGTGAAAACGGAAACCATGACTGTCAGCAGCCTGGCCATCAGGAAGAAGATCGAGCCGGAGGCTGTACTGCAGACCAGAGTCAGCACTGTGGACACCAGCCAG GTTGATGGCACTGCCCCAGGGGGGAAGGAGTTCATGCCAACCACTCCCTCCATCACCACGGAGACCATATCAACCACCATG GAGAACAGTGTCAAGTCCGGGAAGGGGGCAGCTGCCATGATCCCAGGCCCACAGACGGTGGCCACGGAAATCCGTTCTCTTTCTCCG ATCATCGGGAAAGATGTCCTCACCAGCACCTACAGCGCCACCGCGGAAaccctctccacctccaccaccacccatGTTACCAAA
- the EPB41L1 gene encoding band 4.1-like protein 1 isoform X27 translates to MTTETGPDSEVKKAQEEAPQQPEAAADATTPVTPAGHGHPEANSNEKHLPQQDTRPAEQSLDMEEKDYGEADGLSERTTPSKAQKSPQKIAKKYKSAICRVTLLDASEYECEVEKHGRGQVLFDLVCEHLNLLEKDYFGLTFCDADSQKNWLDPSKEIKKQIRSSPWNFAFTVKFYPPDPAQLTEDITRYYLCLQLRADIITGRLPCSFVTHALLGSYAVQAELGDYDAEEHVGNYVSELRFAPNQTRELEERIMELHKTYRGMTPGEAEIHFLENAKKLSMYGVDLHHAKDSEGIDIMLGVCANGLLIYRDRLRINRFAWPKILKISYKRSNFYIKIRPGEYEQFESTIGFKLPNHRSAKRLWKVCIEHHTFFRLVSPEPPPKGFLVMGSKFRYSGRTQAQTRQASALIDRPAPFFERSSSKRYTMSRSLDGEFSRPASVSENHDAGPDSDKREEDGESGGRRSEAEEGELRTPTKIKELKFLDKPEDVLLKHQASINELKRTLKEPNSKLIHRDRDWERERRLPSSPASPSPKGTPEKANEPVKTETMTVSSLAIRKKIEPEAVLQTRVSTVDTSQVDGTAPGGKEFMPTTPSITTETISTTMENSVKSGKGAAAMIPGPQTVATEIRSLSPIIGKDVLTSTYSATAETLSTSTTTHVTKTVKGGFSETRIEKRIIITGDEDVDQDQALALAIKEAKLQHPDMLVTKAVVYRETDPSPEERDKKPQES, encoded by the exons ATGACAACAGAGACAGGCCCCGATTCTGAGGTGAAGAAGGCTCAGGAGGAGGCTCCACAGCAGCCTGAGGCAGCCGCTGACGCGACCACCCCTGTGACCCCCGCAGGCCACGGCCACCCTGAGGCCAACTCCAATGAGAAGCATCTGCCCCAGCAGGACACACGGCCTGCTGAACAG AGCCTAGACATGGAGGAGAAGGACTACGGTGAGGCCGACGGCCTGTCAGAGAGGACCACGCCCAGCAAGGCCCAGAAATCGCCCCAGAAGATTGCCAAGAAATACAAGAGTGCCATCTGCCGAGTCACTCTGCTCGATGCCTCTGAGTATGAGTGTGAGGTGGAG aAACATGGCCGGGGCCAGGTGCTATTTGACCTGGTCTGTGAGCACCTCAACCTCCTGGAGAAGGACTACTTTGGCCTGACCTTCTGTGATGCTGACAGCCAGAAG AACTGGCTGGACCCCTCCAAGGAAATCAAGAAGCAGATTCGGA GCAGCCCCTGGAATTTTGCCTTCACAGTCAAGTTCTACCCCCCTGACCCTGCTCAGCTGACCGAAGACATCACAAG ATACTACCTGTGCCTGCAGCTGCGGGCGGACATCATCACGGGCCGGCTGCCCTGCTCCTTCGTCACGCATGCCCTGCTGGGCTCCTACGCTGTGCAGGCTGAGCTGGGCGACTATGATGCTGAGGAGCATGTGGGCAACTATGTCAGCGAGCTCCGCTTCGCCCCTAACCAGACCcgggagctggaggagaggatcATGGAGCTGCACAAGACGTATAG GGGCATGACCCCAGGAGAAGCAGAAATCCACTTCCTAGAGAATGCGAAGAAGCTTTCCATGTATGGAGTAGACCTGCACCATGCCAAG GACTCTGAGGGCATCGACATCATGTTAGGAGTCTGTGCCAATGGCCTGCTTATCTACCGGGACCGGCTGAGAATCAACCGCTTCGCCTGGCCCAAGATTCTCAAGATCTCCTACAAGAGGAGTAACTTTTATATCAAGATCCGGCCTGGGGAG TATGAGCAGTTTGAGAGCACAATTGGCTTTAAACTCCCAAACCACCGGTCAGCCAAGAGACTGTGGAAGGTGTGCATCGAGCACCACACGTTCTTCCG GCTGGTGTCCCCTGAGCCCCCCCCCAAGGGCTTCCTGGTGATGGGCTCCAAGTTCCGGTATAGTGGGAGGACCCAGGCACAGACCCGCCAGGCCAGCGCCCTCATCGATCGACCTGCACCCTTCTTTGAGCGTTCCTCCAGCAAACGGTACACCATGTCCCGCAGCCTTGATGGAG AGTTCTCCCGTCCAGCCTCAGTCAGTGAGAACCATGACGCAGGACCTGACAGTGACAAGCGGGAAGAGGATGGCGAGTCTGGGGGGCGGCGGTCAGAGGCCGAGGAGGGAGAGCTGAGGACCCCCACCAAGATCAAGGAGCTAAAG TTCTTAGACAAGCCAGAGGACGTCTTGCTGAAGCACCAGGCCAGCATCAACGAGCTCAAGAGGACCCTGAAGGAACCCAACAGCAAACTGATCCACCGGGATCGAGACTGGGAGCGAGAGCGCAGGCTGCCCTCCTCacccgcctccccctcccccaagggCACCCCTGAGAAAGCCAATGAG CCTGTGAAAACGGAAACCATGACTGTCAGCAGCCTGGCCATCAGGAAGAAGATCGAGCCGGAGGCTGTACTGCAGACCAGAGTCAGCACTGTGGACACCAGCCAG GTTGATGGCACTGCCCCAGGGGGGAAGGAGTTCATGCCAACCACTCCCTCCATCACCACGGAGACCATATCAACCACCATG GAGAACAGTGTCAAGTCCGGGAAGGGGGCAGCTGCCATGATCCCAGGCCCACAGACGGTGGCCACGGAAATCCGTTCTCTTTCTCCG ATCATCGGGAAAGATGTCCTCACCAGCACCTACAGCGCCACCGCGGAAaccctctccacctccaccaccacccatGTTACCAAA
- the EPB41L1 gene encoding band 4.1-like protein 1 isoform X28, with protein sequence MTTETGPDSEVKKAQEEAPQQPEAAADATTPVTPAGHGHPEANSNEKHLPQQDTRPAEQSLDMEEKDYGEADGLSERTTPSKAQKSPQKIAKKYKSAICRVTLLDASEYECEVEKHGRGQVLFDLVCEHLNLLEKDYFGLTFCDADSQKNWLDPSKEIKKQIRSSPWNFAFTVKFYPPDPAQLTEDITRYYLCLQLRADIITGRLPCSFVTHALLGSYAVQAELGDYDAEEHVGNYVSELRFAPNQTRELEERIMELHKTYRGMTPGEAEIHFLENAKKLSMYGVDLHHAKDSEGIDIMLGVCANGLLIYRDRLRINRFAWPKILKISYKRSNFYIKIRPGEYEQFESTIGFKLPNHRSAKRLWKVCIEHHTFFRLVSPEPPPKGFLVMGSKFRYSGRTQAQTRQASALIDRPAPFFERSSSKRYTMSRSLDGASVSENHDAGPDSDKREEDGESGGRRSEAEEGELRTPTKIKELKFLDKPEDVLLKHQASINELKRTLKEPNSKLIHRDRDWERERRLPSSPASPSPKGTPEKANEPVKTETMTVSSLAIRKKIEPEAVLQTRVSTVDTSQVDGTAPGGKEFMPTTPSITTETISTTMENSVKSGKGAAAMIPGPQTVATEIRSLSPIIGKDVLTSTYSATAETLSTSTTTHVTKTVKGGFSETRIEKRIIITGDEDVDQDQALALAIKEAKLQHPDMLVTKAVVYRETDPSPEERDKKPQES encoded by the exons ATGACAACAGAGACAGGCCCCGATTCTGAGGTGAAGAAGGCTCAGGAGGAGGCTCCACAGCAGCCTGAGGCAGCCGCTGACGCGACCACCCCTGTGACCCCCGCAGGCCACGGCCACCCTGAGGCCAACTCCAATGAGAAGCATCTGCCCCAGCAGGACACACGGCCTGCTGAACAG AGCCTAGACATGGAGGAGAAGGACTACGGTGAGGCCGACGGCCTGTCAGAGAGGACCACGCCCAGCAAGGCCCAGAAATCGCCCCAGAAGATTGCCAAGAAATACAAGAGTGCCATCTGCCGAGTCACTCTGCTCGATGCCTCTGAGTATGAGTGTGAGGTGGAG aAACATGGCCGGGGCCAGGTGCTATTTGACCTGGTCTGTGAGCACCTCAACCTCCTGGAGAAGGACTACTTTGGCCTGACCTTCTGTGATGCTGACAGCCAGAAG AACTGGCTGGACCCCTCCAAGGAAATCAAGAAGCAGATTCGGA GCAGCCCCTGGAATTTTGCCTTCACAGTCAAGTTCTACCCCCCTGACCCTGCTCAGCTGACCGAAGACATCACAAG ATACTACCTGTGCCTGCAGCTGCGGGCGGACATCATCACGGGCCGGCTGCCCTGCTCCTTCGTCACGCATGCCCTGCTGGGCTCCTACGCTGTGCAGGCTGAGCTGGGCGACTATGATGCTGAGGAGCATGTGGGCAACTATGTCAGCGAGCTCCGCTTCGCCCCTAACCAGACCcgggagctggaggagaggatcATGGAGCTGCACAAGACGTATAG GGGCATGACCCCAGGAGAAGCAGAAATCCACTTCCTAGAGAATGCGAAGAAGCTTTCCATGTATGGAGTAGACCTGCACCATGCCAAG GACTCTGAGGGCATCGACATCATGTTAGGAGTCTGTGCCAATGGCCTGCTTATCTACCGGGACCGGCTGAGAATCAACCGCTTCGCCTGGCCCAAGATTCTCAAGATCTCCTACAAGAGGAGTAACTTTTATATCAAGATCCGGCCTGGGGAG TATGAGCAGTTTGAGAGCACAATTGGCTTTAAACTCCCAAACCACCGGTCAGCCAAGAGACTGTGGAAGGTGTGCATCGAGCACCACACGTTCTTCCG GCTGGTGTCCCCTGAGCCCCCCCCCAAGGGCTTCCTGGTGATGGGCTCCAAGTTCCGGTATAGTGGGAGGACCCAGGCACAGACCCGCCAGGCCAGCGCCCTCATCGATCGACCTGCACCCTTCTTTGAGCGTTCCTCCAGCAAACGGTACACCATGTCCCGCAGCCTTGATGGAG CCTCAGTCAGTGAGAACCATGACGCAGGACCTGACAGTGACAAGCGGGAAGAGGATGGCGAGTCTGGGGGGCGGCGGTCAGAGGCCGAGGAGGGAGAGCTGAGGACCCCCACCAAGATCAAGGAGCTAAAG TTCTTAGACAAGCCAGAGGACGTCTTGCTGAAGCACCAGGCCAGCATCAACGAGCTCAAGAGGACCCTGAAGGAACCCAACAGCAAACTGATCCACCGGGATCGAGACTGGGAGCGAGAGCGCAGGCTGCCCTCCTCacccgcctccccctcccccaagggCACCCCTGAGAAAGCCAATGAG CCTGTGAAAACGGAAACCATGACTGTCAGCAGCCTGGCCATCAGGAAGAAGATCGAGCCGGAGGCTGTACTGCAGACCAGAGTCAGCACTGTGGACACCAGCCAG GTTGATGGCACTGCCCCAGGGGGGAAGGAGTTCATGCCAACCACTCCCTCCATCACCACGGAGACCATATCAACCACCATG GAGAACAGTGTCAAGTCCGGGAAGGGGGCAGCTGCCATGATCCCAGGCCCACAGACGGTGGCCACGGAAATCCGTTCTCTTTCTCCG ATCATCGGGAAAGATGTCCTCACCAGCACCTACAGCGCCACCGCGGAAaccctctccacctccaccaccacccatGTTACCAAA
- the EPB41L1 gene encoding band 4.1-like protein 1 isoform X21, which produces MTTETGPDSEVKKAQEEAPQQPEAAADATTPVTPAGHGHPEANSNEKHLPQQDTRPAEQSLDMEEKDYGEADGLSERTTPSKAQKSPQKIAKKYKSAICRVTLLDASEYECEVEKHGRGQVLFDLVCEHLNLLEKDYFGLTFCDADSQKNWLDPSKEIKKQIRSSPWNFAFTVKFYPPDPAQLTEDITRYYLCLQLRADIITGRLPCSFVTHALLGSYAVQAELGDYDAEEHVGNYVSELRFAPNQTRELEERIMELHKTYRGMTPGEAEIHFLENAKKLSMYGVDLHHAKDSEGIDIMLGVCANGLLIYRDRLRINRFAWPKILKISYKRSNFYIKIRPGEYEQFESTIGFKLPNHRSAKRLWKVCIEHHTFFRLVSPEPPPKGFLVMGSKFRYSGRTQAQTRQASALIDRPAPFFERSSSKRYTMSRSLDGEFSRPASVSENHDAGPDSDKREEDGESGGRRSEAEEGELRTPTKIKELKPEQETTPRHKQEFLDKPEDVLLKHQASINELKRTLKEPNSKLIHRDRDWERERRLPSSPASPSPKGTPEKANERAGLREGSEEKVKPPRPKAPESDTGDEDQDQERDAVFLKDNHLAIERKCSSITVSSTSSLEAEVDFTVIGDYHGSAFEDFSRSLPELDRDKSDSEPEGLVFSRDLNKGGPGQDDESGGIEDSPDRGACSTLDMPQFEPVKTETMTVSSLAIRKKIEPEAVLQTRVSTVDTSQVDGTAPGGKEFMPTTPSITTETISTTMTVKGGFSETRIEKRIIITGDEDVDQDQALALAIKEAKLQHPDMLVTKAVVYRETDPSPEERDKKPQES; this is translated from the exons ATGACAACAGAGACAGGCCCCGATTCTGAGGTGAAGAAGGCTCAGGAGGAGGCTCCACAGCAGCCTGAGGCAGCCGCTGACGCGACCACCCCTGTGACCCCCGCAGGCCACGGCCACCCTGAGGCCAACTCCAATGAGAAGCATCTGCCCCAGCAGGACACACGGCCTGCTGAACAG AGCCTAGACATGGAGGAGAAGGACTACGGTGAGGCCGACGGCCTGTCAGAGAGGACCACGCCCAGCAAGGCCCAGAAATCGCCCCAGAAGATTGCCAAGAAATACAAGAGTGCCATCTGCCGAGTCACTCTGCTCGATGCCTCTGAGTATGAGTGTGAGGTGGAG aAACATGGCCGGGGCCAGGTGCTATTTGACCTGGTCTGTGAGCACCTCAACCTCCTGGAGAAGGACTACTTTGGCCTGACCTTCTGTGATGCTGACAGCCAGAAG AACTGGCTGGACCCCTCCAAGGAAATCAAGAAGCAGATTCGGA GCAGCCCCTGGAATTTTGCCTTCACAGTCAAGTTCTACCCCCCTGACCCTGCTCAGCTGACCGAAGACATCACAAG ATACTACCTGTGCCTGCAGCTGCGGGCGGACATCATCACGGGCCGGCTGCCCTGCTCCTTCGTCACGCATGCCCTGCTGGGCTCCTACGCTGTGCAGGCTGAGCTGGGCGACTATGATGCTGAGGAGCATGTGGGCAACTATGTCAGCGAGCTCCGCTTCGCCCCTAACCAGACCcgggagctggaggagaggatcATGGAGCTGCACAAGACGTATAG GGGCATGACCCCAGGAGAAGCAGAAATCCACTTCCTAGAGAATGCGAAGAAGCTTTCCATGTATGGAGTAGACCTGCACCATGCCAAG GACTCTGAGGGCATCGACATCATGTTAGGAGTCTGTGCCAATGGCCTGCTTATCTACCGGGACCGGCTGAGAATCAACCGCTTCGCCTGGCCCAAGATTCTCAAGATCTCCTACAAGAGGAGTAACTTTTATATCAAGATCCGGCCTGGGGAG TATGAGCAGTTTGAGAGCACAATTGGCTTTAAACTCCCAAACCACCGGTCAGCCAAGAGACTGTGGAAGGTGTGCATCGAGCACCACACGTTCTTCCG GCTGGTGTCCCCTGAGCCCCCCCCCAAGGGCTTCCTGGTGATGGGCTCCAAGTTCCGGTATAGTGGGAGGACCCAGGCACAGACCCGCCAGGCCAGCGCCCTCATCGATCGACCTGCACCCTTCTTTGAGCGTTCCTCCAGCAAACGGTACACCATGTCCCGCAGCCTTGATGGAG AGTTCTCCCGTCCAGCCTCAGTCAGTGAGAACCATGACGCAGGACCTGACAGTGACAAGCGGGAAGAGGATGGCGAGTCTGGGGGGCGGCGGTCAGAGGCCGAGGAGGGAGAGCTGAGGACCCCCACCAAGATCAAGGAGCTAAAG CCGGAGCAGGAAACCACGCCGAGACACAAACAGGAG TTCTTAGACAAGCCAGAGGACGTCTTGCTGAAGCACCAGGCCAGCATCAACGAGCTCAAGAGGACCCTGAAGGAACCCAACAGCAAACTGATCCACCGGGATCGAGACTGGGAGCGAGAGCGCAGGCTGCCCTCCTCacccgcctccccctcccccaagggCACCCCTGAGAAAGCCAATGAG agagcagggctgagggagggctcagaggagaaagtcaaaccaCCACGTCCCAAGGCCCCAGAGAGTGACACAGGAGATGAGGACCAAGACCAGGAGAGGGACGCAGTGTTCCTGAAGGACAACCACCTGGCCATTGAGCGCAAGTGCTCCAGCATCACAGTCAGCTCCACGTCCAGCCTGGAGGCTGAGGTCGACTTCACAGTCATTGGTGACTACCATGGCAGCGCCTTCGAAGACTTCTCCCGCAGCCTGCCTGAGCTCGACCGAGACAAAAGCGACTCGGAACCTGAGGGCCTGGTGTTCTCCCGGGATCTCAACAAGGGGGGCCCTGGTCAGGATGACGAGTCAGGGGGCATCGAGGACAGCCCGGATCGAGGGGCCTGCTCTACCCTGGATATGCCCCAGTTTGAG CCTGTGAAAACGGAAACCATGACTGTCAGCAGCCTGGCCATCAGGAAGAAGATCGAGCCGGAGGCTGTACTGCAGACCAGAGTCAGCACTGTGGACACCAGCCAG GTTGATGGCACTGCCCCAGGGGGGAAGGAGTTCATGCCAACCACTCCCTCCATCACCACGGAGACCATATCAACCACCATG